Proteins from a single region of Amycolatopsis sp. CA-230715:
- the fdxA gene encoding ferredoxin, whose protein sequence is MTYVIAEPCVDVLDKACIDECPVDCIYEGDRMLYIHPDECVDCGACEPVCPVEAIYYEDDVPDDWADYTKANVDFFDKLGSPGGASKVGKVSDDPDWIKALAPQGE, encoded by the coding sequence GTGACCTATGTGATCGCCGAGCCCTGCGTCGATGTGCTCGACAAGGCTTGCATCGACGAGTGCCCCGTCGACTGCATCTACGAGGGCGACCGGATGCTCTACATCCACCCCGACGAGTGCGTCGACTGCGGCGCCTGCGAGCCGGTGTGCCCGGTCGAGGCCATCTACTACGAGGACGACGTCCCCGACGACTGGGCCGACTACACCAAGGCCAACGTGGACTTCTTCGACAAGCTCGGTTCCCCCGGCGGGGCGTCCAAGGTCGGCAAGGTCAGCGACGACCCCGACTGGATCAAGGCACTCGCGCCGCAGGGCGAATGA
- a CDS encoding GNAT family N-acetyltransferase gives MTSEALESACAAAWRAAVEARLGGWLLRWADGFTGRANSALAVGDPGMPVPEALRAVCEFSHSHRIPPVVQAVHGSENEAAIAAAGWVEHSTHPAGHEVSVLLGAAGSAAGGAEILTEPVGEWWELCAGTAEPSEAQRYVLTTGDVGYGVVRAGAEVAGAVRAAVVGDLLHVSRLAVRPSFRRRGFAVALMSAAGRWAAGRDCVLQVSVRNAAALALYGRLGFTEHHRYRYWVPPQTTCEDPKS, from the coding sequence ATGACCAGCGAGGCGCTCGAATCCGCGTGCGCGGCCGCATGGCGGGCAGCGGTCGAAGCCCGGCTCGGCGGCTGGCTGCTGCGCTGGGCGGACGGGTTCACCGGGCGCGCGAACAGCGCGCTCGCGGTCGGCGATCCCGGGATGCCGGTACCGGAAGCGTTGCGCGCGGTATGTGAGTTCAGCCACTCCCACCGGATTCCGCCGGTCGTCCAGGCCGTACACGGCAGCGAGAACGAAGCGGCGATCGCGGCGGCGGGCTGGGTCGAACACAGCACGCACCCGGCCGGTCACGAAGTGTCGGTGCTGCTCGGTGCCGCGGGATCCGCGGCGGGCGGCGCCGAAATACTGACGGAACCCGTCGGCGAGTGGTGGGAGCTGTGCGCGGGGACCGCGGAGCCGTCGGAAGCGCAGCGGTACGTCCTGACCACCGGCGACGTGGGCTACGGCGTCGTGCGCGCCGGAGCCGAGGTGGCAGGCGCGGTGCGCGCCGCGGTCGTCGGCGACCTGCTGCACGTATCCAGGCTCGCGGTGCGCCCCTCCTTTCGGCGACGCGGGTTCGCGGTGGCCCTCATGAGCGCTGCCGGGCGGTGGGCGGCGGGCCGCGACTGCGTCTTGCAGGTTTCGGTAAGGAACGCGGCCGCGCTCGCGTTGTACGGACGGCTCGGGTTCACCGAGCACCACCGGTACCGGTACTGGGTGCCACCACAGACCACGTGCGAGGATCCGAAGTCGTGA
- the cofD gene encoding 2-phospho-L-lactate transferase encodes MKIVVVVGGVGGARFLLGVKAALGMPAIGAAPDSPHEITAVVNTGDDVWMHGLRICPDLDTCMYTLGGGIDTARGWGHAGETWTVKEELAAYGAEPSWFGLGDKDIATHLIRTRMLRAGYPLSAVTEALCDRWQPGVRLLPMSDDRVETHVVVDDPEQPDQEKALHFQEWWVRYRAELPARSIVPIGADESAPGPGVVDAITQADAVLLAPSNPVVSVGTVLSVPGVREALRKTAGGVVGISPIIGGKPLRGMADACLTAIGVETSAEAVGRHYGARQTTADGVLDGWLVQSGESADVPGVAVRAVPLLMSDVDATAAMARAALELSGVDVA; translated from the coding sequence GTGAAAATCGTTGTAGTCGTCGGCGGGGTGGGCGGCGCCCGCTTCCTGCTCGGCGTGAAAGCCGCACTCGGCATGCCCGCGATCGGGGCCGCACCCGATTCGCCGCACGAGATCACCGCCGTGGTCAACACCGGCGACGACGTGTGGATGCACGGGCTCCGGATCTGTCCCGACCTCGACACCTGCATGTACACCCTCGGCGGCGGGATCGACACCGCCCGCGGCTGGGGCCACGCGGGCGAGACGTGGACGGTCAAGGAGGAGCTCGCCGCCTACGGTGCCGAGCCGAGCTGGTTCGGGCTCGGCGACAAGGACATCGCCACGCACCTAATCCGCACGCGCATGCTGCGCGCGGGCTACCCGTTGTCGGCGGTGACCGAGGCGCTGTGCGACCGGTGGCAGCCGGGCGTGCGGCTGCTGCCGATGTCGGACGACCGGGTGGAAACCCACGTCGTGGTCGACGACCCCGAGCAGCCGGATCAGGAGAAGGCGCTGCACTTCCAGGAGTGGTGGGTCCGCTACCGCGCCGAGCTGCCCGCGCGCTCGATCGTGCCGATCGGCGCCGACGAATCGGCACCGGGACCCGGCGTGGTGGACGCGATCACGCAGGCCGACGCGGTGCTGCTCGCGCCGTCGAACCCGGTGGTCTCGGTCGGCACCGTGCTCTCGGTGCCCGGCGTGCGCGAAGCGCTGCGCAAGACCGCGGGCGGCGTCGTCGGCATCTCCCCCATCATCGGCGGGAAACCGTTGCGCGGCATGGCAGACGCGTGCCTCACCGCGATCGGGGTGGAGACCTCGGCGGAGGCCGTCGGGCGGCACTACGGCGCGCGGCAGACCACCGCGGACGGCGTGCTCGACGGCTGGCTCGTGCAGTCCGGCGAGTCCGCCGACGTGCCGGGCGTCGCGGTGCGCGCGGTACCCCTTCTCATGTCCGATGTGGACGCCACCGCGGCCATGGCAAGGGCCGCACTCGAACTGTCCGGAGTGGACGTTGCCTGA
- a CDS encoding coenzyme F420-0:L-glutamate ligase, whose amino-acid sequence MSDHAAPRIEILPVEGLPEFRPGADLTGAIASAAPWLRSGDVLVVTSKIVSKAEGRLVTVPEDPEARDAARRKLVEEEAVRVIARIARTMITENRLGIVQAASGVDASNVAGNEVALLPADPDASALALRNGLRERLGVEIAVVVTDTMGRAWRIGQTDAAIGASGLRVLHAYAGAVDEQGNELAVTEVAIADELAAAADLVKGKLGGTPVAVVRGFDIVDDGSTARKLVRPVEEDLFRLGTNEALAQGRREAVLTRRSVRAFSESEVDPETMRRAIGAALTAPAPHHTRPVRFVWLRDPAKRKALLTAMRESWRADLSGDEFTEEQIEKRLSRGDILFDAPEVVIPFLVPEGAHTYPDVRRNACEHTMFTVAAGAAVQGLLVALAAEGVGSCWIGSTIFAADLVREQLGLGADWEPLGAVAIGHPVDGPPALRGPRELAEGLVEL is encoded by the coding sequence CTGTCCGACCACGCGGCACCCCGTATCGAGATCCTGCCGGTCGAAGGCCTGCCGGAGTTCCGGCCGGGCGCCGACCTGACCGGGGCGATCGCCTCGGCCGCGCCGTGGCTGCGCTCCGGTGACGTGCTGGTGGTGACCAGCAAGATCGTCTCCAAGGCCGAGGGCAGGCTCGTCACCGTGCCGGAAGACCCCGAAGCGCGCGACGCCGCACGCCGCAAGCTCGTCGAGGAAGAAGCGGTCAGGGTGATCGCCAGGATCGCGCGGACGATGATCACCGAAAACCGGCTCGGCATCGTGCAGGCCGCGTCCGGTGTGGACGCGTCCAATGTGGCCGGGAACGAGGTGGCGCTGCTGCCAGCCGACCCGGACGCGAGCGCGCTGGCGCTGCGCAACGGGTTGCGCGAGCGGCTCGGCGTGGAGATCGCGGTCGTGGTCACCGACACCATGGGCAGGGCGTGGCGGATCGGGCAGACCGACGCCGCGATCGGGGCCAGCGGGCTGCGGGTGCTGCACGCCTACGCGGGCGCGGTGGACGAGCAGGGCAACGAGCTCGCGGTGACCGAGGTGGCGATCGCCGACGAGCTGGCCGCCGCGGCAGATCTGGTGAAGGGCAAGCTCGGCGGTACCCCGGTGGCCGTGGTGCGCGGGTTCGACATCGTCGACGACGGTTCGACCGCGCGGAAGCTGGTGCGCCCGGTCGAAGAGGACCTGTTCCGGCTCGGCACGAACGAGGCACTGGCGCAGGGCAGGCGCGAGGCGGTGCTCACCCGCCGCTCGGTGCGCGCGTTCAGCGAGTCCGAAGTGGACCCCGAGACGATGCGCCGCGCGATCGGCGCGGCGCTCACCGCGCCCGCACCGCACCACACGCGCCCGGTCCGGTTCGTCTGGCTGCGCGATCCCGCGAAGCGGAAGGCGCTGCTGACCGCGATGCGGGAGTCGTGGCGCGCCGACCTCTCCGGTGACGAGTTCACCGAGGAGCAGATCGAAAAACGGCTCAGCAGGGGCGATATCCTCTTCGACGCGCCGGAGGTGGTGATCCCGTTCCTGGTCCCCGAGGGCGCGCACACCTACCCCGACGTGCGGCGCAACGCTTGCGAGCACACGATGTTCACCGTCGCCGCGGGTGCCGCCGTGCAGGGCCTGCTGGTGGCGCTCGCCGCCGAGGGCGTCGGCTCGTGCTGGATCGGCTCGACGATCTTCGCCGCGGACCTGGTGCGCGAGCAGCTCGGCCTCGGCGCGGACTGGGAACCGCTCGGCGCCGTCGCGATCGGACACCCCGTCGACGGCCCGCCCGCGCTCCGCGGTCCGCGCGAGCTGGCGGAAGGACTGGTGGAGCTGTGA